Below is a window of Roseivirga misakiensis DNA.
TACCCCTAATCCAAGGTTTTGGTTTATTCTTGAACCTTGGATTATTCGGGTACTTTTTTCTTTAATTATTAGGAACCTAGTTGCTAGTTTAAGGCGCTGATCTTTTATCAATGAAGGGTAATTTGTTTCCCTTTATTATTATCTCAGTTATTAGTTCTTAATGATTAAAATGTACACTTAGTTACCTTCCTTAGTCATCAATAATTTTGAATATGGAGGGCTATTAACCCTCCATATTGATCCTTATTAAATCAAGAACCATCAGGGTTTCCAAGTCCCCCGAAAGTATATATTTCTTGCCCTAGCGCTTCTAATTCAGAAGCTGGGACAGGAATACTCAATGGCGTACCAGGTGTTAGTTTGTAGTCTTTGTAAGTCGTAATCCTACGTGCTAAATACCCGTTTGTGGCAGAATGCCAGCTAAGCTCTACTAATCGCTCATAAGTCACTTGTCTTAGTAACTCCTCGTCAGATTCTGTTCCTAAAAGGGCAGGTAAACCGCCTCTTCCAACTCTTGAATCGTTAATCAATTGAGCTGCTTCGGCTTTATTACCACCTGTTCTAATGAGAGCTTCTGCTCTCAATAAATTGTTTTCGGTGAGTGTAAAGTGAGGCATTGGACCTACCAAGTTGTCATTTACGAAGTAGATGTATCGGCTATAACTATAATTGCCAAATATGTAAAAACCACGATCTGACCTAAATGGTACACTACTGTTATAGGTAAAATCAGTAAGTAGCCTTTGGTCTCGAGGTGCAGTAATCTCAGGGTAAGACAATACGTTGTCTTGCCAAGGGTATGGTGCAGTCGGGTGATTCGGGTCTGTATCGGCAGCATTTTGAATGTCTCTACCACCACTACCACCTTCCATCATATTGATCAGGCGTTGAGAAGCGCGTACCCAACCAGAAAACTGGCCATTTCTTAGAGCACGTGTCCACCATTGGTTACCGCCATCTCCAATAGGAGCTATATCAGCAGTAATGCCATTAGTCGTCAATTGAAGTACTTCGCTCCAGTCTGTTTCATTCACAGTCTGTTCAGCGTTTCTAGCAGAAAAAGCCTCAATTTTCGCGGCATAAGAACGTGCAAAACGTGCTGCCTCAGCAGCTGGTAGTGTCACGCCATTAAATCCATTGAAGTTAATGTTTGGGTTTGAGTCAAAGAGGTCGGCTGCCTCAAGGAACCTTGCCTTCGCTGCATCAGCACATTCTCGATAGTTTTGAAACTCTAAAGATCCCAATTCGTCATCGGTGAGCTCTTCACTGACGATAAAGCCTCTATCAAAGATTAATGATACCCATCCTAGTGCTAGACCTTGCATCATACGAGCATTGGCAAGTACAACGGCGGTATTGTCTTCTCCTGTAACAGGGTCAATTGCTCTACCTTCGAAGTTAGAGTTCATAACCTTTAGTACATCATTTACAGGTCCTATTGAATTGTAAATTCCCCTCCAAGGGTTTCTATTTACCAATCGGGTAGAAGCAGTGTTAGAGTTTACAAAAGGTCTTGGTGGTATCCTGCCACCATCAAACATGGCATAATTTGTCCATGATGATGAGAATACTTGAGCTGCAACACTCAAATACATGTTCGGGTATGATATCTGTGTTTGGTTCCACCATTGCCCGTAAGCTCCCTGCACTAATGCAGGGAACTCACCGGGGTTGGCTAAAACGCCATTGATATCAAGGGCATTGAGGTTATCTACCTCAAGATCTTCACAGCTGACAAAACCTACTAGGGCGACGGCAGCTAATAAAGATTTTATGTTTTTTCTGAAATTCATAAATGTCTTGTTTAATGTTTGAAACATTTTCAATTAGAAAGTAAGCGCTACAGATCCTGAGAAGGTTCTGATTAATGGGAATCCATAACCATCAAACCTTGCGTTGATTCCGCCATCCGTTGGATCAAATCCGCGATACTTTGCTGCTAAGAATAGGTTGTTGGCAATGAAGCTGAACTGGATTTTATTGAACACGTTTGTCATTCCAAGCTTTTCTAGCTGTGGTCCGCCAAGTTCGTAGTTCACAGATATCTCACGTAATCTAATGTGTGAAGCATCTTCAACATATTCAGCATTTAACCTTCTACCATTGTAGATAGACTGTCTGAACGCAGTCCAGTGTCTTTGACCTTCAGGTCTGTCAGCCTGATCGTAATCTGGACCTAAACCATCTCTATCAAGTGCTTGTAAACCAGAGTTATAAACATCACCACCGATCTGCGCTTCCCATAACATATAAATGTTCATGTTTTTGTAGCGGAATGAACTTCTTAAACCAAGATTCAAATCAGGGCGTGCATTACCAATCACTAGCTCTTGCTCTTCTTCACCATCAGCGTTTACTAAAGGCACAACTCTTTCATCATTGGTATACTGAGTTCCCGCAGGAATCACGAATCCTAAGTCGTTGATCTCATAATCGTCGAGGGTAGAAGTATTACCTAAACCAGCAAACTGGCCATTTAATACGATTCCGTTTTCGTCAACAGTAAGATCGGAAAGGGACTTAGCATACTTTCTACCATACATTTGCGTAAGCTCGCTACCTTCTCTCCAGATACCAGCACCTGCAGCTAATACTTGTGGTGCGTTAAATTCTGTAATAGTTTGCTTCGTACGATCTGCTACTAAATCGAAGTTTAGTCCCATATCTTGCTTATTGATAGCAGTATAGCCTAATGTAAATTCAAAAGTGTTGGTCGATAGTGTAGCAGCATTTTGAACTTGTGTAGATCTACCACCTGTAGCCGCTACAGAAATCGGTACAGTAAGTACTTGATCTCTGTTTTCTTGTGCAGAATAGGAGGCAAGGAAATCGAACTTATCTAAGAACTTACCCGAAAGCGTGAATTCGGTCTCTGTTGTGATGTTCGGCTTCAGATTCGGGTTTGCGAGCTGCTGAGGGAACGAGATTAAACCGTTATTCACGTTCGCAATTTCGAATCTATCATTGAAGAGAGGTCTACCACCCGCAGTACCTAGTGATGCCGAAAGTTTCAACTCCTGGAAGTAAGGAATATCAAAATCTTCGGTAATTCTATAAGCACCAGAGACTCTTGAGAACCACTGCCATCTTTCGTCTTCACCGAATAAAGATGAACCGTCATATCTCACAACCGCGTCCAAGATATACTTGTCTTTATAGTCACCGCCTACAGCGAATGTATAACTGTCAGACCTGATCTGAATATTTCTAGTATCGGTAACAGAGAAGAACTGATAGCCTAATCCACTTGTATCGGCAAGTGTTGCATTAAGGTTGTTAAAGTTGCTAAGTCCTAGGAAATCAGCATCTACTGAAAATCCTTCGTCTTGTCTGTCTTCATATTGATACTTAAGCGTCGATCTTAGGCTGACATCACCTAATTTCTTAACGTAAGTCAATGCACCACTTGCATTGATAGCAAAAGTTTGCGCAAAACCTCTGTCAATATCACCTTGGCCAGGGTCACCCACTACGGCTAGATAACCAGGGTTTTGGAAGTTGGTGCTGTTATCTTGTCGAGTATCAAAACCGAAAACCCCAGTGAATTTCAGGTCATCTGTGATTTGTAAATCGGCTTGTGCACTACTAATAAATCGCTTTCTAACTCTTTCAGACTCATTATTGCTTAATACATAAAATGGATTAAAGAATGAGTCTAAAATGAATGAGTTAGCATCATAATTAAATGGACTACCATCTTCTTCATTTGGAGCGAACCAATCTGCATCTGGCGAAGCAAAAATAAGACTACCAATGTTTCGAGGTCTCGTATCATCTCTATCCCAGATGTATTTTGATCTTATTTTAAGTTCAAATCTATCTGAGAAGTTTTGATCCATTGCCAGAGAGAAGTTATATCTCCTGTTACCTTCGTGAAGATCAATACCACCCGAAGCATTTTGTTGTTCGAAAGAAACACTTACACTTCCATTAGCGGTTCTATTGCTTAGTCTCACGTAATTAGTAAGTGAAGTACTTCCATTGAAAAAGTCTTCCAGGTGATCTCTATATCTAGAGAAAGGAACTTCATTGATCGATGGGTTTCTATCTAGTGCTAGCCCATCTGCATCTGTAATGATGTCACCATTAGCGTCTACTTGCTTGTTATGGAATCTAGCCTTTTCTGGGTGACGTCCTTTGTAGGTGTTTTCAGACCTTACTTCACTTCTGAAGAAAACTCTTGTTTGCCCAACATCAAGGTTACTACCTGATCTCGTATAAATAGCAATTACACCATTTGCCGCTCGAGAACCATAGAGTGTAGCAGCTGAGGCCCCTTTCAGGATTTCATAGCGTTCAATATCTTGAACGTTCACATCAGAAAGACTGCCTTCTAAAATTGCCCCATCTAAAAGAATTAGTGGACCATTTCCTGTTCTCAAGTTTGTAGCACCTCTTAAAAGTATTTGAGGGCCTTGGCCAGGAACATCACTTGGAGCAATTCTTAATCCCGCTACTTTACCAACAAGTGCATTACCTGCATTAGTGGCAGGTGCTTTTGTCAGTGTTTCGGCGCTTAAGCTTGCTACTGAAAATGACAGCTTTTCCCTTGGCGTTGCCGCAGCCACACCTGTTACGATAACCTCGCCGAGATTCTTAGTGTCGGGGTTAATAACTACATTAATTACTGCTCTCGTTCCAATTACCTCTTCTCTGGTTTCGAAACCGATATACCTAAATACTAGTGTACCACCTTCGTCCGGTACATTTAAACTATACTTACCATCTAAGTCAGTTTGTGTACCGTTAGTTGTACCCTTCAGGAAAACATTTACACCTACTAGTGGCTCATTATCTTCTGAACTGACAACTCGCCCCGTAATAGTTTGTACTACTTGTTCGACAACTGTTACGCGATCGGTAGGGGAGGTAGAATTTTTAGAAATCTGAGCAACAGAGATGCTTTTATCGATTTGCTTGAAATTCAACGCTGCCTTTTGAGAAATCGACTCAAGGATATCCGCTACGGTGTATTCTCCCTTTGGTAAAGAAATTCTGACTCCCTTTTTGATGTCTTTCTTCTTGTAGAAGAATTTGAAAGGAGTGAGGCTTTCAAGATTAGTAAGCGTTTGGGCAATTGAAGCCTCTCGTAGTTCTAAGCTAACTTTATATTCTCTAATGCTTTGAGCACTAGTAGTGTTAGCAAAAATCGATGATATTAATATCATCTGAAGTAGCATTCCATACAGAATATACTTCACGCTCCGCTGCAACGAAGCACTGTATATATTTTTCATATATTTGCTTGTGTTTTTAGTTAAACATATAGATAGTAAGTCCAAGGCAGGTCTACTGCAATAGCTTGCCTTGGCATTTTTTCTTGATTAGTTTCTTTTCATACGCGCCAGTTTAATTAGTCAAGTGAATAATAATTTGTTTTTCGTTTACACTACTTTCAAATCCCATAGTGTAGCCGAGAGATCCTAAAATATTTTCTAGGCTTTGTCTTTCGAACTTGCCTGTTCCTTCATACTTCAATTTTTCAACACCCTTACCAACAACTGTAATGTTTACATTATACCATCTTTCGAGTGTTTTTATGATGTCGGACAGGTACATGTCATTGAAGTAGAGGTTGTTTTCTTTCCATGACAAAACATAATCAGGGTTAAAAATTGTCTTTAGCCATTCTTTAGACGTTTTGTCAACGGTTATTTGTTCGTTCGGTGATAGTATAACTTTTGCATCTTTTAAAGAAACATCTGTACGGTTCACTTTTACCTCACCAGTGGCTAGCGCAATCGAAGCATTTTCCTCGTCTTCATAGTCGCGAACATTGAATGAGGTACCTAAGGCCCGAGTGACCAAATGTGTTGAAGTGACTGTAAATGGTAGGTTTTTGTTTTTGGTGACTTCAAAAAAAGCTTCACCGTCTAGTTGTATCCTTCTGTTATTAAGACCAAAACTGTCATCGTAAGTGATAGTGCTTTCTGAATTTAGGGTAACCTTGGATCCGTCACGTAAGAGAATTGAACTTCTTTGCCCTTTTGATGTAGTCTTAGTGATTTGCCGTGCAACTGGTGTTTTTACTGCAACAGGAGCTCTATCTGTGAAAAAGAATCCACCTGCCAGAGTCAATAATAGTATTGAAAACACAACTAATACGGAGGGGTTGGCTTTTCGTCTCGGTGGAACGGATATTTTCTTAGACTCAGCCTTTACCTCTTCGGCTTGTATTGCTGCTTTTACACCTTTTAAAATACTTTCCTTGTCGAGGGTTTCTTTAGATTCATCGGGTGTTTTATCCCAAATTGATTTTAGAAGTTCGTTTGTATCATTTTCATCAAGATCGTTGACTAACCATGTATGCAGCTGGTTACGCTCCTCCTCCGAGCAGTCATCTTTTAAAAAATGATACAAAACGTTTTTGTCTTCCAAATTCACTAGTGTCTATTTATTAATACACCATAAAATGAAGTAGCCGTTACTCCATTCGAAACTTTTTTCTAAATCGAGATAGAATCGGAATAAGCATGGATTGTTTTTATCGCCTTTCTGATCTGTCCTTCGACTGTATTAACAGAGATGTTCAGTTGCTC
It encodes the following:
- a CDS encoding FecR family protein, whose translation is MNLEDKNVLYHFLKDDCSEEERNQLHTWLVNDLDENDTNELLKSIWDKTPDESKETLDKESILKGVKAAIQAEEVKAESKKISVPPRRKANPSVLVVFSILLLTLAGGFFFTDRAPVAVKTPVARQITKTTSKGQRSSILLRDGSKVTLNSESTITYDDSFGLNNRRIQLDGEAFFEVTKNKNLPFTVTSTHLVTRALGTSFNVRDYEDEENASIALATGEVKVNRTDVSLKDAKVILSPNEQITVDKTSKEWLKTIFNPDYVLSWKENNLYFNDMYLSDIIKTLERWYNVNITVVGKGVEKLKYEGTGKFERQSLENILGSLGYTMGFESSVNEKQIIIHLTN
- a CDS encoding SusC/RagA family TonB-linked outer membrane protein produces the protein MKNIYSASLQRSVKYILYGMLLQMILISSIFANTTSAQSIREYKVSLELREASIAQTLTNLESLTPFKFFYKKKDIKKGVRISLPKGEYTVADILESISQKAALNFKQIDKSISVAQISKNSTSPTDRVTVVEQVVQTITGRVVSSEDNEPLVGVNVFLKGTTNGTQTDLDGKYSLNVPDEGGTLVFRYIGFETREEVIGTRAVINVVINPDTKNLGEVIVTGVAAATPREKLSFSVASLSAETLTKAPATNAGNALVGKVAGLRIAPSDVPGQGPQILLRGATNLRTGNGPLILLDGAILEGSLSDVNVQDIERYEILKGASAATLYGSRAANGVIAIYTRSGSNLDVGQTRVFFRSEVRSENTYKGRHPEKARFHNKQVDANGDIITDADGLALDRNPSINEVPFSRYRDHLEDFFNGSTSLTNYVRLSNRTANGSVSVSFEQQNASGGIDLHEGNRRYNFSLAMDQNFSDRFELKIRSKYIWDRDDTRPRNIGSLIFASPDADWFAPNEEDGSPFNYDANSFILDSFFNPFYVLSNNESERVRKRFISSAQADLQITDDLKFTGVFGFDTRQDNSTNFQNPGYLAVVGDPGQGDIDRGFAQTFAINASGALTYVKKLGDVSLRSTLKYQYEDRQDEGFSVDADFLGLSNFNNLNATLADTSGLGYQFFSVTDTRNIQIRSDSYTFAVGGDYKDKYILDAVVRYDGSSLFGEDERWQWFSRVSGAYRITEDFDIPYFQELKLSASLGTAGGRPLFNDRFEIANVNNGLISFPQQLANPNLKPNITTETEFTLSGKFLDKFDFLASYSAQENRDQVLTVPISVAATGGRSTQVQNAATLSTNTFEFTLGYTAINKQDMGLNFDLVADRTKQTITEFNAPQVLAAGAGIWREGSELTQMYGRKYAKSLSDLTVDENGIVLNGQFAGLGNTSTLDDYEINDLGFVIPAGTQYTNDERVVPLVNADGEEEQELVIGNARPDLNLGLRSSFRYKNMNIYMLWEAQIGGDVYNSGLQALDRDGLGPDYDQADRPEGQRHWTAFRQSIYNGRRLNAEYVEDASHIRLREISVNYELGGPQLEKLGMTNVFNKIQFSFIANNLFLAAKYRGFDPTDGGINARFDGYGFPLIRTFSGSVALTF
- a CDS encoding RagB/SusD family nutrient uptake outer membrane protein, whose product is MNFRKNIKSLLAAVALVGFVSCEDLEVDNLNALDINGVLANPGEFPALVQGAYGQWWNQTQISYPNMYLSVAAQVFSSSWTNYAMFDGGRIPPRPFVNSNTASTRLVNRNPWRGIYNSIGPVNDVLKVMNSNFEGRAIDPVTGEDNTAVVLANARMMQGLALGWVSLIFDRGFIVSEELTDDELGSLEFQNYRECADAAKARFLEAADLFDSNPNINFNGFNGVTLPAAEAARFARSYAAKIEAFSARNAEQTVNETDWSEVLQLTTNGITADIAPIGDGGNQWWTRALRNGQFSGWVRASQRLINMMEGGSGGRDIQNAADTDPNHPTAPYPWQDNVLSYPEITAPRDQRLLTDFTYNSSVPFRSDRGFYIFGNYSYSRYIYFVNDNLVGPMPHFTLTENNLLRAEALIRTGGNKAEAAQLINDSRVGRGGLPALLGTESDEELLRQVTYERLVELSWHSATNGYLARRITTYKDYKLTPGTPLSIPVPASELEALGQEIYTFGGLGNPDGS